The Thermacetogenium phaeum DSM 12270 genome segment TTTTGAGACCGTGTTGGATGGAAACCTGCAAAAGGAATTTAAAAAATCCGATAAATAAGCACTTTTTGAGATGGCTGTTTTTTGGCATAGATCTTGCGATAAGTTTTTTGCGCAAACATATGAAAGTACTGAAAATTGAATAGGATATTTTCTACGAGCCCGCTTTCCTAAGGCAGTGCTATGGGGGCGAGGCCTGGGGCTTAAGACCCCACAGGGTTGTAGGAGAAATCTTGCAGCCTCCCTGTTATGGAAAGTAGAAAAATAGGTTTTAAATGTGCTCCTGCATATTTTTCTACCTCCATACAGGCGCACATTTTTTATTGCTCTGAGGGATAAAAGATGCGTCCGGTGACTTGGCCGGTATTCTAACGGATTCTAATGGGTAGTTGAGCTGAGAGGAGCTGTCAAATGGAAGCAAGCGGGATAATCCTGGCCGGCGGCTGCAGTTCGCGTATGGGCACGGACAAGTCTCTCATGGTGTACGAACGGCAAACGCTGATAGAGCGGACTGTGAATGAGCTGCGGAAGGTCGTGAATGAAATCGTTATAGCCAGCAACAACACCTCTAAATACAGCATTCCCGGGGTCGTTGAGGTTCCGGACCTTTACCCCGGTATGGGGCCGCTGGCCGGGATCCACGCCGGGCTGAAGCGGGTCAAACACCAATACGCTTTCGTTATCGGCTGTGATATGCCCCTGTTTAAGGCAGAACTGGCGAAATATCTTTTAGAAATCTGCCCCGGTTACGATGTGGTTGTTCCTCAAATAGATGGTTATGGTGAACCTCTTTGCGCGGTTTATTCAAAAGGCTGTATCGAACCTATTGAAAACTGCTTGAAGGCTGGATTGAGAACAGTAATTATGTTCTACCCTCAGGTCCGCGTTTTAACGGTGGGGAGGGATGAGATCGAAAGAATCGGCAACCCCGAGGAGTTGTTCTACAATTTGAATACCCCCGAGGATTACTGGTCGCTCATGATGCGGCAGAATACGGATGGATCTCTGGAAGATAACCGAAAATGTTGAATAATAATCAGGAGGGTTAGGCGCAGTGAAAAAAGATAAACCGGTAATTTCCATTGTGGGTAAGTCTGGTGCAGGTAAAACAACGCTGTTGGAAAAGGTTATCAAGAGGCTGAAGGAAGATGGAATTAGGGTGGCTGCCATCAAGCACGATGCCCATCGATTCGATATGGATAAGCCGGGAAAGGACACCTGGAGGATGGCCCAGGCAGGGGCCGATGTGGTGGTGATCTCCTCCTCTGAAAAGATGGCCATGATCGAAAAAGTTTCAAAGGAAAAGAGCCTTGATGAAATTGTTGCAATGCTTCCCGGGGTAGATATCGTGCTTACCGAAGGCTATAAGAGCGGCGACAAGCCGAAGATCGAGGTCTACAGATCGGAAGTGCATAAAGAGCGGCTCTGCTCCCCCGACGAACTGCTGGCGATTGTCAGCGATGTGGTCTGGGATGACCTCGATGTTCCGCAATATCAACTGGATGATATCGACGGGGTTGTTAATGAAATCAGGCGGTATATCGCAGCTTACGATAGCAATTAATGAGCCTTTTACCCAAAAGGGGGTTCAGAAAATGAAGACGGTAAGGGTTGAAGAATCGGTAGGAATGGTATTGTGCCATGACATCACGAAGATCGTTCCTGGTGAATTCAAAGGCAGGGCATTCAAGAAAGGGCACATTATCCGGCCTGAAGATGTTCCCATGCTTTTGAGTTTGGGAAAAGATCGAATCTACGTGTGGGATACGAAGAACGGTGATGAAGTGCACGAAGATGAAGCGGGGATGCGGTTGGCACAGGCTGTAAGAGGGGAAGGAGTCTCTTTAACTGAACCTGCCGAGGGTAAGGTTCATCTGGTGGCTGAACATGATGGTATGTGTAATATTGATGAAGATCTGCTGTTTCAGATCAATTTGATCGACGATATGGTGATTGCAACCAGAAACAACAACAGACCTGTTAAAAAAGGGGATGTGGTGGCAGGAGTACGTGTCGTTCCCTTGATGATAGAAAACGAAAAATTAAGACAAGCTGAGGAAATAGCAAGAGGGAAGAAAGTTATTTCTGTGCTGCCGTTCAGGAAGTATCGGGTAGGCATGGTTATAACCGGTAATGAGGTTTATTACGGGCGCATCAAAGATCGTTTCTCCCCGGTAATAAAAAAGAAGGTTGAAGATTATGGTAGTGAAGTGATTAGTCAGGTAATAGTGCCGGACGATGCGGAACGAATAGCTGCCGCTGTCAGAGAAATGATTTCCCGGGGAGCAAACCTGATTATGACATCCGGCGGCATGTCGGTCGATCCAGATGATGTTACTCCTAAAGGCATCAAACAGACAGGAGCAAAAATTGTCTCCTATGGTGCCCCCGTTTTACCGGGTGCCATGATGCTTGTGGCCTATTTAGATGAGATACCAATTATGGGATTGCCAGGATGCGTGATGTATTATAAGACCACTATCTTTGATCTGCTCCTCCCACTGGTTATGAGCGGACAGAAGATTACCCGCTCGATGATAGCCAGACTTGGTTTAGGAGGGCTCTGTTTGAACTGTGAGAGCTGTCGGTATCCGCAATGTTCTTTTGGGACCGGCTTTTAGGAGGAGAAGACGATGAGATTGAATGTTTCGTTAGAAGAGGCTCAGGAAATAGTGCTTGGCATGCTCAGACCCATAGAGAGAGAAGCCATCCTTCATCTGCCCGATTCCTTAGGCCGGGTGCTCAGCCGAGATATCAAAGCCCCTTTTAATGTTCCTGCTTTTGACAAATCTCCTCTTGATGGATACGCTGTCCGCGCTGAAGACACCAAAATGGCGGCGTCTGACAACCCCGTAATTTTGCACGTCATCGAAGAGGTGCCGGCAGGCAGTGTTCCGACGAAAAGGGTGGAGCCGGGCTCTGCGATAAGAATTATGACCGGCGCTCCAATTCCCGAAGGAGCAGACGTTGTTGTCCGGTTTGAAGATGTCGAGGAAGCGGCAGATACGATCAAAGTGAGCCAACCTTTGGCTTCAGGGGCCAACATCATCCCGGCAGGGGATGATGTTGCGGAGGGGGAGGTAGTTGCGAGCACTGGTACCCGACTCAATGCCCCTCTTATCGGCATGTTGGCTTCTCTAGGTATTAGCAGTGTACCTGTTTATCAAAGGGTGAGGGTGGCGATCATTAATACGGGTAATGAACTTCTGGATCCAAGTGAAAAATGGCTGCCCGGCAAGATCTATAACAGCAATCGCTATCTTCTTGAGGCAAGGTGCAAGGAGTTGGGGGCAGAACCCGTTTATCTCGATAGCGTTCCCGATGAAGAGACGGCTGTTGCCGAATCTCTCCAAGGAGCGCTGGAAGTGGCAGATCTGGTGATCACTACCGGGGGCGCCTCGGTTGGCCAGTATGATGTGGTTAAGAACGCTATAAATGCGGTCGGAGCCGAAATCTTATTCTGGAAAATTGCCCTAAAACCCGGTATGCCTACTGCTGTTGCCAGAAAAGATGGGAAAGTTATCTTTTCCCTGTCGGGAAACCCGGCTGCGGCGATGATAACGTTTGATTTGCTCGCTGTGCCGGCTTTGAAGAAGTTGTCGGGCATGAAAGAGGTGCTTCCGCCGACAATAACCGGCATTCTGGTTAATGCTTTTCAAAAGCGCAGTCCGCAGCGGCGCATGTTAAGGGCAAAGTGGAAAAAGCAGAATGGGAGCGACCTGATAGAGCTTACGGGTAAGCAGAGCAACGATGTTTTGAAATCTCTGGTAGAATGCAACATCTTGATCGATGTCCCTGCGGGAACTCCCTCACTGGCTGTCGGGCAGCATGTTTCTGCATATGTAGTTGGCAACTTGACCGATTCCCTTGTTGGGGAATTGAAGTGCTAGATTAATAACGAACAAGCGATATGTTTCTAATTAAATAAAACTCCGAGCCCGCCTTCCTAAGGCAGATGCTACGGGGGCGTGGCCTGGGGCTTACGACCCCACAGGGTTGTAGGAGAAATCCTACAGCCTCCCTGTATGGAAAGGAGGAGATGCTCAGGCATGTTTCTGTGGCCACTTTCCATACAGGAACATGCCTTTTTTGTTGGTTTCAAGATTATTCAAATGGTTATGAGGGGGTAATTCAAAGGATGGAGCCGGAAATGATGCACCTTTTAGCTGAAAAGGTAGAAAAGAATGAAGAGGCTGCTCTTATTACGGTGATTACTTCAAACAGATGGCACTGCAGGCTGGGCGCCATGATGCTTGTGGATAAAAACGGCGTCGTACTGGGCGGTAGTATAGGAGGAGGACAGCTTGAGAAAAAGGCGATTAAAGAGGCTCAAACATGCATAGAAAGGGGGGTTTCCCGGAAAGTGCTTCTGACTGAAGAGGGAGAATCGGTGGAAATATTTATCAATGCCTTCTGTTACTTTGACAAACTGATAATTGTAGGGTCGGGGAGCGTTGCTTTAAATATTTATAAAGTTGCGATGGTTCTGGGCTACAGAATAACTGTTGTGGATAACAGGACGGAGACGCTAACAGAGGATAGATTTCCTGGAGCCGATAAGCTGCTTCTTGGGGATATAGTCGAAAATCTCAGTTCGTGTGACATTGATGAGAATACATCTATCGTAATAGCCACCCACCATCACAAATTCGATGAGCCGGCGTTGAAGGCGGTTATTCACTCTCCGGCCAGATACATAGGAATCCTAAGCAACAGACGTAAGGCCGCGTCCTATTTCGATAATCTTAGGGCTCAAGGTATTCCGGACAACCTGCTGAATAGGGTGTATACCCCAATAGGCCTTGACCTTGGTGGCAGAAAGACCCCTGAAATAGCTGTTGCTGTAATGGCAGAAGTCCTGGCCGTCAAATACGGGCGCAGCGGAGGGTTTTGCAGAGACATCATAAAGGAGGGGCGAATTAATGACTGATTGTTTTGAGCAGGATCTTAAAGTTGCCCGTGACTTTCATGGGGGTATCTGTACCGGTATTGTGTTCGGGGTGAGGATCGCCCGGGCGGGATTAAACTATCTTGGCATTAAAGACCCTTTAAAAAATAAAGACTTTATAGTTTTTGTTGAGGCCGACCGCTGTATTGCCGATGCAGTTTACGCAGTTACCAGATGCTCGCTCGGACGAAGACGGCTAAAATGGGTTGATTATGGGAAAATGGCTGCATCATTTGTAGATATCGAGAGCAATAAAGGCGTCAGGATTGTGGTTAACACAAAGCGGCGGGCTCCAGAAGGGGCGGATATGGTTGCTTTCTGGGGTTCAATACCCGACGAAGAACTGCTCAAAATTGAGCCTATAGTTGTTAAGTTAAAAAAGGAGGATCTTCCTGGAAAACCCTTGCGGAGGGTAATGTGCGAGGAATGCGGCGAGTTTGTAATGGATGGAAGAGATGTGCTTGTCGATGGCCGGATATTGTGCAAGGCGTGCGCTAATGGAGCTTATTACGAAAGAATCTGAGGAGAGCGGTGATAAGGATGTGGAAGATCTATGACGACCTGATCAATGCGATACCTGAGGACCTTACCGTAAAAGAATGCCTGGTGGGACTACACTGGACGCTCGTTCGCTCTGAAAGAGGTGTGGGCGCCGCTATGACGCTGAAAGGAGGCAGAGCAGAGTCTGAACTCACAGGGATTGTCGGGATGCCCCTAAAAAAACTTGC includes the following:
- the mobA gene encoding molybdenum cofactor guanylyltransferase; translation: MEASGIILAGGCSSRMGTDKSLMVYERQTLIERTVNELRKVVNEIVIASNNTSKYSIPGVVEVPDLYPGMGPLAGIHAGLKRVKHQYAFVIGCDMPLFKAELAKYLLEICPGYDVVVPQIDGYGEPLCAVYSKGCIEPIENCLKAGLRTVIMFYPQVRVLTVGRDEIERIGNPEELFYNLNTPEDYWSLMMRQNTDGSLEDNRKC
- the mobB gene encoding molybdopterin-guanine dinucleotide biosynthesis protein B; protein product: MKKDKPVISIVGKSGAGKTTLLEKVIKRLKEDGIRVAAIKHDAHRFDMDKPGKDTWRMAQAGADVVVISSSEKMAMIEKVSKEKSLDEIVAMLPGVDIVLTEGYKSGDKPKIEVYRSEVHKERLCSPDELLAIVSDVVWDDLDVPQYQLDDIDGVVNEIRRYIAAYDSN
- a CDS encoding molybdopterin-binding protein → MKTVRVEESVGMVLCHDITKIVPGEFKGRAFKKGHIIRPEDVPMLLSLGKDRIYVWDTKNGDEVHEDEAGMRLAQAVRGEGVSLTEPAEGKVHLVAEHDGMCNIDEDLLFQINLIDDMVIATRNNNRPVKKGDVVAGVRVVPLMIENEKLRQAEEIARGKKVISVLPFRKYRVGMVITGNEVYYGRIKDRFSPVIKKKVEDYGSEVISQVIVPDDAERIAAAVREMISRGANLIMTSGGMSVDPDDVTPKGIKQTGAKIVSYGAPVLPGAMMLVAYLDEIPIMGLPGCVMYYKTTIFDLLLPLVMSGQKITRSMIARLGLGGLCLNCESCRYPQCSFGTGF
- a CDS encoding molybdopterin molybdotransferase MoeA — protein: MRLNVSLEEAQEIVLGMLRPIEREAILHLPDSLGRVLSRDIKAPFNVPAFDKSPLDGYAVRAEDTKMAASDNPVILHVIEEVPAGSVPTKRVEPGSAIRIMTGAPIPEGADVVVRFEDVEEAADTIKVSQPLASGANIIPAGDDVAEGEVVASTGTRLNAPLIGMLASLGISSVPVYQRVRVAIINTGNELLDPSEKWLPGKIYNSNRYLLEARCKELGAEPVYLDSVPDEETAVAESLQGALEVADLVITTGGASVGQYDVVKNAINAVGAEILFWKIALKPGMPTAVARKDGKVIFSLSGNPAAAMITFDLLAVPALKKLSGMKEVLPPTITGILVNAFQKRSPQRRMLRAKWKKQNGSDLIELTGKQSNDVLKSLVECNILIDVPAGTPSLAVGQHVSAYVVGNLTDSLVGELKC
- a CDS encoding XdhC family protein gives rise to the protein MLRHVSVATFHTGTCLFCWFQDYSNGYEGVIQRMEPEMMHLLAEKVEKNEEAALITVITSNRWHCRLGAMMLVDKNGVVLGGSIGGGQLEKKAIKEAQTCIERGVSRKVLLTEEGESVEIFINAFCYFDKLIIVGSGSVALNIYKVAMVLGYRITVVDNRTETLTEDRFPGADKLLLGDIVENLSSCDIDENTSIVIATHHHKFDEPALKAVIHSPARYIGILSNRRKAASYFDNLRAQGIPDNLLNRVYTPIGLDLGGRKTPEIAVAVMAEVLAVKYGRSGGFCRDIIKEGRIND
- a CDS encoding FmdE family protein translates to MTDCFEQDLKVARDFHGGICTGIVFGVRIARAGLNYLGIKDPLKNKDFIVFVEADRCIADAVYAVTRCSLGRRRLKWVDYGKMAASFVDIESNKGVRIVVNTKRRAPEGADMVAFWGSIPDEELLKIEPIVVKLKKEDLPGKPLRRVMCEECGEFVMDGRDVLVDGRILCKACANGAYYERI